A region from the Actinoplanes sp. OR16 genome encodes:
- a CDS encoding DEAD/DEAH box helicase, which translates to MTTPPEVDQPGPEPSVIGHGEEPVFDLSGAASAHPVVASVRVLHGFVRHDGELNLWAETSSPGSATAAAARGDVDSRKADVDSRKAGARGSAPWHPFAVGAGELPAGDRREAAALMLPSTSAGPLASPQRGMPARRGTPRARTWRVPAVSVPFADPDLVDEFDGRVGPSAAWLVEVCGFAASLVRRGRVLPAVRIEGPRPSAFWRPVMIGADAVRRAALIETMPPACRAEARETADVLVQAALDRLVDGLVRTRLAEAGVALADYGWLAALGGEPEFEAAPALVDELTGRLDAWFEQAARGAEVRVCFRLSDPREHEPVMPDEVPLPQDVWRLEFLLQAADEPSVLVTAAEVWRDTFAPLSRWTSHPQERLLAGLGRAARLYPALGEALRAAQPAEMLLDTEGAHGFLSHAALLEEAGYGVLLPAWWQRRPGLGLSLNVRGRDPVSTVLRDRAVGKKELVDYEWGLALGGKTLTQDELADLSRAKVPLVRLRGRWVHLDPQRLAAGLAFLSRGGGTMTAGDALATMRLLPPEELPLPVTDARGEGWLADLLTGRLEERLEVLESPRELSGVLRPYQKRGFSWLAFLDRIGLGACLADDMGLGKTVQLLALLLHHREGPALLICPLSVLGNWQREAERFAPSLTVRVLHGADRADPATLAEGADLVLTTYQTAVRDTEALAAIDWDRVVLDEAQHIKNAGSSAAKAIRRFPARNRIALTGTPVENRLAELWSILDFLNPGVLASAHTFRARFAVPIERYADEDAAARLRQATRPFLLRRTKNAPAIAAELPAKRHVRHLCGMTTEQVSLYQAVLDDLLDRMAEPGDKWRKGLVLAAMTKLKQVCVHPALALKDNSPLPGRSGKVDRLEEIVDRALGAGESVLAFTQFARFGAMLTPHLAARFGVPVKFLHGGTARGARDAMVTEFQQATRPGIFVLSLKAGGTGLNLTAANHVIHIDRWWNPATETQASDRAFRIGQRRDVHVHNLVCLGTLEERIDRVIADKGVLAERVVGTGEGWLSALSTSELRDLFALAPEAIVD; encoded by the coding sequence ATGACGACCCCACCGGAGGTCGATCAGCCCGGCCCCGAGCCATCCGTCATCGGCCACGGCGAGGAGCCCGTCTTCGATCTGTCCGGCGCGGCATCCGCGCATCCGGTCGTGGCGTCGGTGCGGGTTCTGCACGGATTCGTCCGGCATGACGGCGAGCTGAACCTCTGGGCGGAGACCTCCTCGCCCGGCTCCGCGACCGCTGCCGCGGCTCGGGGCGACGTCGATTCCCGGAAGGCAGACGTCGATTCTCGGAAGGCCGGGGCCCGGGGTTCGGCTCCCTGGCATCCGTTCGCCGTCGGAGCCGGGGAGCTGCCCGCCGGCGATCGCCGGGAAGCCGCTGCCCTCATGCTGCCCTCCACCTCCGCCGGGCCGCTGGCGTCGCCGCAACGGGGGATGCCCGCGCGGCGGGGGACGCCCCGGGCGAGGACCTGGCGGGTGCCCGCCGTGTCGGTGCCGTTCGCCGATCCCGACCTGGTCGACGAGTTCGACGGGCGGGTCGGGCCGTCGGCGGCGTGGCTGGTCGAGGTGTGCGGGTTCGCGGCGAGCCTGGTGCGGCGTGGCCGGGTGCTGCCGGCCGTGCGGATCGAGGGTCCTCGGCCGTCGGCCTTCTGGCGGCCGGTGATGATCGGCGCGGACGCGGTCCGCAGAGCGGCGCTGATCGAGACCATGCCGCCGGCCTGCCGCGCCGAGGCCCGCGAGACGGCCGACGTCCTGGTCCAGGCCGCTCTCGATCGGCTCGTGGACGGTCTGGTGCGCACCAGGCTGGCCGAGGCCGGGGTGGCCCTCGCCGACTACGGGTGGCTGGCCGCGCTCGGCGGTGAGCCCGAGTTCGAGGCGGCGCCCGCCCTCGTCGACGAGCTGACCGGGCGGCTCGACGCCTGGTTCGAGCAGGCCGCGCGGGGTGCGGAGGTCCGGGTCTGCTTCCGGCTCAGCGACCCGCGCGAGCACGAGCCGGTCATGCCCGACGAGGTGCCGCTGCCGCAGGACGTGTGGCGGCTGGAGTTCCTGCTGCAGGCCGCCGACGAGCCCAGCGTGCTGGTGACCGCCGCCGAGGTGTGGCGGGACACGTTCGCGCCGCTCAGCCGGTGGACCAGCCATCCGCAGGAGCGGCTGCTGGCCGGGCTGGGCCGGGCCGCCCGGCTCTACCCGGCTCTCGGCGAGGCGCTGCGTGCGGCCCAGCCGGCCGAGATGCTGCTCGACACCGAGGGCGCGCACGGGTTCCTCAGCCACGCGGCGCTGCTGGAGGAGGCGGGCTACGGCGTGCTGCTCCCGGCCTGGTGGCAGCGCCGGCCCGGGCTGGGGCTGTCGCTGAACGTGCGCGGCCGCGACCCGGTCTCGACGGTGCTGCGGGACCGGGCCGTCGGCAAGAAGGAGCTGGTGGACTACGAGTGGGGGCTGGCTCTCGGCGGCAAGACCCTCACCCAGGACGAGCTCGCCGACCTCTCCCGCGCCAAGGTTCCGCTGGTCCGGCTGCGGGGCCGGTGGGTCCACCTGGACCCGCAGCGGCTCGCCGCCGGGCTCGCGTTCCTGAGCCGGGGCGGCGGCACCATGACGGCCGGCGACGCGCTCGCGACCATGCGGCTGCTGCCTCCGGAGGAGTTGCCGCTGCCGGTGACCGATGCGCGGGGCGAGGGCTGGCTCGCCGACCTGCTCACCGGGCGCCTCGAAGAACGCCTCGAAGTGCTGGAGTCACCCCGTGAGCTGAGTGGTGTGCTCCGCCCGTACCAGAAAAGGGGTTTCTCCTGGCTTGCCTTCCTTGACCGGATCGGACTCGGCGCGTGCCTCGCCGACGACATGGGCCTGGGCAAGACCGTGCAGTTGCTGGCGCTGCTGCTGCACCACCGGGAGGGTCCGGCGCTGCTGATCTGCCCGCTCTCGGTGCTGGGCAACTGGCAGCGCGAGGCGGAGCGGTTCGCGCCCTCGCTGACGGTGCGGGTGCTGCACGGCGCCGACCGGGCCGACCCCGCGACGCTGGCCGAGGGCGCCGACCTGGTGCTGACCACCTACCAGACGGCGGTGCGCGACACCGAGGCGCTCGCCGCGATCGACTGGGACCGGGTGGTGCTCGACGAGGCACAGCACATCAAGAACGCCGGGAGCAGCGCGGCCAAGGCGATCCGCCGCTTCCCCGCGCGCAACCGGATCGCGCTGACCGGCACCCCGGTGGAGAACCGGCTGGCCGAGCTCTGGTCGATCCTCGACTTCCTCAACCCGGGGGTGCTCGCGTCGGCGCACACGTTCCGGGCCCGGTTCGCCGTGCCGATCGAGCGTTATGCCGACGAGGACGCGGCGGCCCGGCTGCGGCAGGCGACCCGGCCGTTCCTGCTGCGCCGCACCAAGAACGCCCCGGCCATCGCCGCCGAACTGCCCGCGAAACGGCACGTGCGCCACCTGTGCGGGATGACGACCGAGCAGGTCAGCCTCTACCAGGCAGTTCTCGACGACCTGCTGGACCGGATGGCCGAGCCGGGCGACAAGTGGCGCAAGGGCCTGGTCCTCGCCGCGATGACCAAGCTCAAACAGGTGTGCGTGCATCCGGCCCTCGCGCTCAAGGACAATTCGCCACTGCCCGGCCGCTCCGGCAAGGTCGACCGGCTCGAGGAGATCGTCGACCGGGCGCTCGGGGCGGGGGAGAGCGTGCTGGCGTTCACCCAGTTCGCCCGGTTCGGCGCGATGCTGACCCCGCACCTGGCAGCGCGGTTCGGCGTGCCGGTGAAATTCCTGCACGGCGGCACCGCCCGCGGCGCGCGCGATGCCATGGTCACCGAGTTCCAGCAGGCCACCCGGCCGGGGATCTTCGTGCTGTCGCTCAAGGCCGGTGGCACCGGCCTCAACCTCACCGCCGCCAACCACGTGATCCACATCGACCGCTGGTGGAACCCGGCGACCGAGACACAGGCCTCCGACCGGGCGTTCCGGATCGGTCAGCGCCGCGACGTCCACGTGCACAACCTGGTCTGCCTCGGCACCCTCGAAGAACGCATCGACCGCGTCATCGCCGACAAGGGCGTCCTCGCCGAACGGGTCGTCGGCACCGGCGAGGGCTGGCTCAGCGCGCTCTCCACCAGCGAACTGCGTGATCTGTTCGCCCTCGCCCCGGAGGCCATCGTTGACTGA
- a CDS encoding DUF5990 family protein has product MRIRIEGYDLPGRPGAPQAEALRLGGVHVGMQRKAEVVDRFPVQAESAVWEFDVDVRHVDGFIDVGGPWVHGRPGQRFLYLSWGAVDGESFAMFRRAKLLFGDIPGPLLRAAADGSGTLVGRLGLTDAEGGPRCARVRPPELAWELR; this is encoded by the coding sequence GTGCGGATTCGGATCGAGGGCTACGACCTGCCCGGCCGGCCCGGCGCTCCCCAGGCGGAGGCGCTGCGGCTCGGCGGGGTGCACGTCGGCATGCAGCGAAAGGCCGAGGTGGTGGATCGGTTCCCGGTCCAGGCGGAGAGCGCGGTCTGGGAGTTCGACGTCGACGTCCGCCACGTCGACGGCTTCATCGACGTCGGCGGCCCCTGGGTGCACGGCCGTCCCGGGCAGCGCTTCCTCTACCTCAGCTGGGGCGCTGTCGACGGCGAGTCCTTCGCGATGTTCCGCCGGGCCAAACTCCTCTTCGGCGACATCCCGGGCCCCCTGCTGCGCGCCGCGGCCGACGGCTCCGGCACCCTCGTCGGCCGCCTGGGCCTGACCGACGCGGAGGGCGGCCCGCGATGCGCCCGGGTCCGCCCGCCCGAGCTCGCCTGGGAGCTGCGATGA
- a CDS encoding esterase family protein has translation MEAWDGATVRFRFPDAGKRLSAVRLLSSIRHADLEFDGDGWVTTIEAPAVRRIEYRFELTRPDGSRETVNDPGNAVHAAGGFGESSVVHSPDYAEPDWLHRSGSSGAWRTLHLPVRGLHTTLDLRIWSPDGPDTPHGRVLIAHDGPDYERFGGLTRYSAAMIRAGRVPPYHLVLLPPGDRDEWYSASPAYSLALAGEIIPQIRAELHSPAVVGAGASLGALAMLHAQRRHPAGFAGLFLQSGSYFQPRHDIQESSFPRWGRIVRFTGQVLRAGRGPRIPAALTCGAAEENLANNRDMVDALRDQGYSADLTENPDAHTWTGWRDALDPPLTALLCRVWPD, from the coding sequence ATGGAGGCTTGGGACGGTGCCACGGTGCGGTTCCGCTTTCCCGATGCCGGCAAGCGGCTCTCCGCCGTCCGCCTGCTGTCCTCGATCCGGCACGCCGACCTGGAGTTCGACGGCGACGGGTGGGTGACCACGATCGAGGCGCCGGCGGTGCGGCGGATCGAGTACCGGTTCGAGCTGACCCGGCCGGACGGCAGCCGGGAGACCGTCAACGACCCGGGGAACGCGGTGCACGCGGCGGGCGGGTTCGGCGAGTCGTCGGTGGTGCACAGCCCGGACTACGCGGAGCCGGACTGGCTGCACCGATCCGGGTCATCGGGCGCCTGGCGCACCCTGCATCTGCCGGTCCGGGGCCTGCACACCACCCTCGACCTGCGGATCTGGTCACCGGACGGCCCGGACACCCCGCACGGCCGGGTGCTGATCGCGCACGACGGGCCGGACTACGAGCGGTTCGGCGGCTTGACCCGCTATTCGGCCGCGATGATCCGCGCGGGGCGCGTTCCGCCGTACCACCTGGTGCTCCTGCCCCCGGGAGACCGTGACGAGTGGTACTCGGCCTCCCCCGCCTATTCCCTCGCGCTGGCCGGCGAGATCATTCCGCAGATCCGGGCGGAGCTGCACAGCCCGGCCGTCGTCGGCGCCGGGGCGAGCCTGGGCGCGCTGGCGATGCTGCACGCGCAGCGGCGGCACCCGGCCGGGTTCGCCGGGCTGTTCCTCCAGTCGGGCAGCTACTTCCAGCCTCGGCACGACATCCAGGAGTCGAGTTTCCCCCGGTGGGGGCGGATCGTCCGGTTCACCGGCCAGGTGCTGCGGGCCGGTCGCGGACCGCGGATCCCGGCGGCGCTCACCTGCGGTGCCGCGGAGGAGAACCTGGCGAACAACCGCGACATGGTGGATGCGCTGCGCGATCAGGGGTATTCCGCAGACCTCACCGAGAACCCGGACGCGCACACCTGGACGGGCTGGCGTGACGCTCTCGATCCGCCCCTGACCGCCCTGCTGTGCCGGGTATGGCCCGATTGA
- a CDS encoding glycoside hydrolase family 9 protein codes for MSRWERSRIIGLTAALLTVGMAAPAQADEVEQVVNGGFDGTADPFWSTAGSPITLTDGVACIDVPGGTTNRWDVGIGQNDIDLVAGENYRFSFDASGDPSGHVARAITGLAVAPYDTYFEQSPILGSDLTHYEYTFTASTSTAQGQVAFQVGGSPDPWRFCVDNVSLAGGVPPEVYEPDTGPRVRVNQVAYVKDGPKGATLVTAQTAPLAWELKDKSGKTQLKGRTEPHGVDESSGQNVHTIDFSAYRKHATGLTLTADGETSRPFDISTKPYETLRTDALKLYYTQRSGIEISGDLRPGYARPAGHVDVAPNQGDGAVPCQPGVCDYTLNVTGGWYDAGDHGKYVVNGGISVWGLLSEYEHLRGSRKVGLTIPESGDRTPDILDEARWELEFLLDMQVPSGHPYEGMVHHKIHDAAWTGLPLLPHLDPQPRELHPVSTAATLNVAATAAQAARLYKSFDAAFAKRALAAARTAYDAAKANPALYAPVTDGVGGGAYNDDKVSDEFYWAAAELYLTTGERRYRDDVLASPEHTADVFGPIAFDWAATAAAARIDLALVPNRLPGLGAVKASVARGADEYLAVQRQHGYGVAYAPTNNVWDWGSSSAIANNLVVVAAAEKLTGKDRYRDGVLTGIDYLFGRNALNISYVTGYGEVSSQNQHSRWYAAQLDPSLPHPPAGTLAGGPNSSIQDPVAQAKLQGCVGQFCYIDDIGSWATNELTINWNAALAWISAYVAEEG; via the coding sequence ATGTCTCGATGGGAGCGCTCCCGAATCATCGGCCTGACGGCCGCACTACTGACAGTGGGCATGGCCGCACCGGCTCAGGCGGACGAGGTCGAGCAGGTCGTCAACGGCGGGTTCGACGGCACCGCCGACCCGTTCTGGTCGACGGCCGGCTCGCCGATCACCCTGACCGACGGCGTGGCCTGCATCGACGTGCCCGGCGGCACCACCAACCGCTGGGACGTCGGCATCGGCCAGAACGACATCGACCTGGTCGCCGGCGAGAACTACCGGTTCAGCTTCGACGCCTCCGGCGACCCGTCCGGGCACGTGGCCCGGGCGATCACCGGCCTCGCCGTCGCGCCGTACGACACCTACTTCGAGCAGTCGCCGATCCTGGGCAGTGACCTGACCCATTACGAATACACGTTCACCGCGAGCACCTCCACCGCTCAGGGGCAGGTCGCCTTCCAGGTCGGGGGCAGCCCGGACCCGTGGCGTTTCTGCGTCGACAACGTCAGCCTCGCCGGCGGCGTCCCGCCCGAGGTCTACGAGCCTGACACCGGCCCCAGGGTCCGGGTCAACCAGGTCGCGTACGTCAAGGACGGCCCGAAAGGCGCCACCCTCGTAACCGCGCAAACCGCACCACTTGCCTGGGAACTCAAGGATAAATCGGGCAAGACGCAGCTCAAGGGCAGGACTGAACCGCACGGCGTCGATGAGAGCTCCGGACAGAACGTCCACACCATCGACTTCAGCGCCTACCGCAAGCACGCCACCGGCCTCACCCTGACCGCCGACGGCGAGACCTCCCGCCCGTTCGACATCAGCACGAAGCCCTACGAGACCCTGCGGACCGACGCGCTCAAGCTCTACTACACCCAGCGCAGCGGCATCGAGATCTCGGGCGACCTGCGTCCCGGTTACGCCCGCCCGGCCGGCCACGTCGACGTCGCCCCCAACCAGGGTGACGGCGCGGTGCCCTGCCAGCCCGGCGTCTGCGACTACACGCTGAACGTGACCGGCGGCTGGTACGACGCCGGCGACCACGGCAAGTACGTGGTGAACGGCGGCATCTCGGTGTGGGGCCTGCTCAGCGAGTACGAGCACCTGCGCGGTTCCCGCAAGGTCGGCCTCACCATCCCGGAGAGCGGCGACCGCACCCCCGACATCCTCGACGAGGCCCGGTGGGAGCTGGAATTCCTGCTGGACATGCAGGTGCCGAGCGGTCACCCGTACGAGGGCATGGTCCATCACAAGATCCACGACGCTGCCTGGACCGGTCTCCCGCTGCTGCCCCACCTGGATCCCCAGCCGCGAGAGCTGCACCCGGTCTCCACCGCCGCGACGCTGAACGTCGCCGCGACGGCGGCGCAGGCGGCGCGCCTCTACAAGTCGTTCGACGCCGCGTTCGCGAAGCGTGCGCTGGCTGCCGCGCGGACCGCCTATGACGCGGCGAAGGCCAACCCGGCCCTGTACGCGCCGGTCACCGACGGTGTCGGCGGTGGCGCCTACAACGACGACAAGGTCTCCGACGAGTTCTACTGGGCAGCGGCCGAGCTCTACCTGACCACGGGTGAGCGCCGGTACCGCGACGACGTGCTGGCCTCGCCGGAGCACACCGCCGACGTGTTCGGGCCGATCGCCTTCGACTGGGCCGCCACCGCCGCGGCCGCCCGCATCGACCTCGCCCTGGTGCCGAACCGGCTGCCCGGGCTGGGAGCCGTGAAGGCGTCGGTGGCCCGGGGCGCCGACGAATATCTGGCCGTTCAGCGGCAGCACGGGTACGGCGTCGCCTACGCGCCCACGAACAACGTCTGGGACTGGGGCTCGAGCAGCGCCATCGCCAACAACCTGGTCGTCGTCGCCGCCGCCGAGAAGCTGACCGGCAAGGACCGCTACCGGGACGGCGTGCTCACCGGCATCGATTACCTGTTCGGCCGCAACGCCCTCAACATCTCCTACGTCACCGGGTACGGCGAGGTCAGCTCGCAGAACCAGCACAGCCGCTGGTACGCCGCGCAGCTCGACCCGTCGCTGCCGCACCCGCCGGCCGGAACCCTCGCCGGTGGACCCAACTCGTCGATCCAGGACCCGGTCGCGCAGGCCAAACTGCAGGGTTGCGTCGGCCAGTTCTGCTACATCGACGACATCGGCTCCTGGGCCACCAACGAGCTCACCATCAACTGGAATGCGGCATTGGCCTGGATCAGCGCATATGTAGCCGAGGAGGGCTGA
- a CDS encoding cytochrome P450 has product MGALRFAAALYRQRFDTVYHGYVRRDPMSRLHLKPGRDNPYAIYDQVRAGGDLVLTRLGNYVTTSYAICSSVLRDRRFGVRSSEINGPGAPGDALDMSFLDRNPPEHTRLRRVAQPAFSPREIAGYRALIERNVDDLLDQALSLGTFDLVPAFAAPLPIAVITDLLGVPDADAERFAAHGAVIGGALDGIRGLRHAARLKEASDALDAVLTDLLRLRRREPADDAVSRILAAEGDQIQSSEILPMVRLLLVAGFETTVNLIGNTVNALLDHPDQWADLCADPAGLAEKAVEETLRWDPPVQRTARCALQDVEVGGRVVRSGQFVITLLGAANRDPSVFSRAGVFDLHREPETDHLAFSSGIHYCVGAPLARLEAVIAIQRLAERAPDLRRAGVVRRRNATLIRGPIHFPVAAGGRVLAAR; this is encoded by the coding sequence ATGGGGGCTCTTCGATTCGCCGCCGCGCTGTACAGGCAACGGTTCGACACCGTCTATCACGGATACGTGCGGCGCGATCCGATGTCCCGGCTGCACCTGAAGCCCGGGCGCGACAATCCGTACGCCATCTACGACCAGGTCCGGGCGGGTGGAGACCTCGTCCTCACCCGCCTGGGCAACTACGTCACCACGTCCTATGCGATCTGCTCGTCGGTGCTGCGTGACCGGCGGTTCGGCGTGCGGTCCAGCGAGATCAACGGTCCGGGCGCGCCGGGCGACGCCCTCGACATGTCCTTCCTCGACCGCAATCCGCCGGAGCACACCCGGTTGCGCCGCGTCGCCCAGCCGGCGTTCAGCCCGCGCGAGATCGCCGGATACCGCGCTCTCATCGAACGCAACGTCGACGACTTATTGGATCAAGCCCTCTCCCTGGGTACGTTCGACCTGGTCCCGGCGTTCGCCGCACCGCTACCCATCGCCGTCATCACCGACCTGCTCGGTGTGCCGGACGCCGACGCGGAGCGTTTCGCCGCCCACGGCGCGGTCATCGGCGGCGCCCTCGACGGGATCCGCGGCCTGCGCCACGCCGCGCGGCTCAAGGAGGCCAGCGACGCGCTCGACGCGGTGCTCACCGACCTGCTGAGGTTGCGCCGCCGCGAACCCGCTGATGACGCCGTCTCCCGGATCCTCGCCGCCGAGGGTGATCAGATCCAGTCGTCGGAGATCCTGCCGATGGTCCGCCTGCTGCTCGTCGCCGGCTTCGAGACGACGGTGAACCTGATCGGCAACACGGTGAACGCCCTGCTCGACCACCCGGATCAGTGGGCCGACCTGTGCGCCGACCCGGCCGGCCTGGCCGAGAAGGCCGTCGAGGAGACGCTGCGCTGGGACCCGCCGGTGCAGCGGACCGCACGGTGCGCCCTGCAGGACGTCGAGGTCGGCGGCCGGGTGGTCCGCAGCGGGCAGTTCGTCATCACGCTGCTCGGCGCCGCCAACCGGGATCCGTCGGTCTTCTCCCGTGCCGGCGTCTTCGACCTGCACCGTGAGCCGGAGACCGACCACCTGGCCTTCTCCAGCGGCATCCACTACTGCGTGGGCGCGCCCCTGGCCCGGCTCGAAGCGGTGATCGCCATCCAGCGGCTCGCCGAGCGGGCCCCGGACCTGCGCCGGGCCGGTGTGGTCCGCCGCCGCAACGCCACCCTGATCCGCGGTCCCATCCACTTCCCGGTCGCCGCCGGCGGGCGGGTCCTCGCCGCCCGCTGA